A region from the Aegilops tauschii subsp. strangulata cultivar AL8/78 chromosome 5, Aet v6.0, whole genome shotgun sequence genome encodes:
- the LOC109781918 gene encoding vacuolar fusion protein CCZ1 homolog isoform X2, whose protein sequence is MFLDLDPKTIEASFPLPLPVHPLDPADLGFAPPAGDPATSRAPVTTPRPVRRCPVPSPATRRVRRRPVPSPAPPRTVARPAPSVSVKMGLSSAAEIDGAQLCIFDLRRGQQEGQELDKILFFHPADCPILLQLSVIGLCEGIITFTRIFSPEDDCEVIESDKHCHVFYQAEPDIWMVLVVQKIKDNESTLRFGALQGILKESHSLFAMFHGPIRTLLDRQPSAEFARGHLHTFVTDYLSDFSVGKKLQLPTYRDSLTERGTVQMLTVSREVALEVQSLTTVLGSCLRNVICQSIVLFEDLLVSTTLPLDDTLNLYTYAILRLTPSALSSNGNSWSYLRKGGYVNADTTLSSANGAAAAERPLQREKLSKGKDGFVAADFATTEIRGAVPLNPILWFHQAEERMYLCVYQHKNLTILLVIPASSLINGEEGIAHVKRHLLENASQNIVTVEQKLSRGWGGENAYHVGGYRYILSDPNRKVSRASPPGKVITLSKDSLLALNRLRGEIDLEKSRAKRSDPTHDKDYEVCIRAKNNAWIIAKISRGKELYMAIEKGGETLLYASTAVEKFSNRYCEGAFSAD, encoded by the exons ATGTTCCTGGATCTCGATCCCAAAACGATCGAagcttccttccctctccccctacCAGTCCACCCGCTCGACCCCGCGGACCTAGGGttcgcgccgccagccggcgacCCCGCCACGTCCCGTGCGCCGGTGACCACGCCCCGTCCCGTCCGCCGCTGCCCCGTACCGTCGCCGGCGACCCgtcgcgtccgccgccgccccgtaccGTCGCCCGCCCCGCCCCGTACCGTCGCCCGCCCCGCCCCGTCAG TTTCTGTCAAGATGGGGTTGTCTTCGGCCGCTGAGATCGACGGGGCGCAGCTGTGCATCTTCGACCTGAGGAGAGGGCAGCAGGAGGGGCAGGAGCTCGACAAGATCCTCTTCTTCCACCCGGCTGACTGCCCCATCCTGCTCCAGCTCTCCGTCATTGGCCTCTGCGAAGGAATCATCACTTTCACAAG AATATTTTCTCCAGAAGATGACTGTGAGGTGATAGAATCTGATAAACACTGCCACGTTTTTTACCAAGCTGAGCCAGATATTTGGATGGTTCTG GTGGTGCAGAAAATTAAGGACAATGAATCAACTTTGCGCTTTGGTGCATTGCAAGGAATACTAAAAGAATCTCATTCACTTTTCGCAATGTTTCATGGACCAATTCGAACTTTACTTGACAGACAACCAAGTGCTGAATTTGCCCGTGGTCACCTCCATACATTTGTCACAGATTATTTGAGCG ATTTTAGTGTTGGCAAAAAGCTACAATTGCCAACCTACCGTGATAGCCTAACGGAGCGGGGAACAGTCCAAATGCTAACAGTCTCACGAGAAGTGGCACTTGAAGTTCAG TCACTCACCACAGTTCTTGGGTCATGTCTTCGAAACGTAATCTGCCAATCAATTGTATTATTTGAGGACCTCTTGGTGTCTACAACACTTCCCCTG GATGATACGTTAAACCTATACACTTATGCAATCCTGCGGTTGACTCCTAGTGCTTTATCTTCCAACGGGAATTCATGGTCCTATTTGCGGAAAGGGGGTTATGTTAATGCTGACACCACTTTAAGTTCGGCAAATGGAGCAGCTGCAGCAGAAAG GCCTCTTCAGCGTGAGAAATTGTCCAAGGGAAAAGATGGTTTTGTTGCTGCTGACTTTGCAACTACAGAAATTCGTGGTGCTGTACCGTTGAATCCAATACTGTGGTTCCATCAGGCAGAGGAGCGCATGTATTTATGTGTTTATCAGCATAAGAACCTTACTATCTTGCTAGTGATTCCAGCTTCCTCACTGATAAATGGAGAAGAGGGTATTGCTCATGTGAAGAGGCATCTTCTTGAAAAT GCCTCACAGAACATTGTCACTGTTGAACAAAAATTATCACGAGGATGGGGAGGAGAAAATGCCTATCATGTCGGTGGATACCGTTATATACTCTCTGATCCAAACAGAAAAGTATCAAGAGCCTCCCCACCTGGGAAAGTCATCACCCTGTCAAAG GATTCTCTACTTGCCCTCAACAGGCTAAGAGGAGAAATAGATCTAGAGAAGTCAAGAGCTAAGAGGAGTGACCCTACCCAtgacaaggattatgaagtatgcATCAGAGCGAAAAATAATGCATGGATTATTGCTAAAATTTCTCGAGGAAAAGAACTCTATATGGCTATAGAGAAGGGCGGCGAAACACTTCTCTATGCATCTACAGCTGTTGAGAAATTTAGCAACAG GTACTGCGAGGGAGCATTCTCTGCGGACTAA
- the LOC109781918 gene encoding vacuolar fusion protein CCZ1 homolog isoform X1 → MFLDLDPKTIEASFPLPLPVHPLDPADLGFAPPAGDPATSRAPVTTPRPVRRCPVPSPATRRVRRRPVPSPAPPRTVARPAPSVSVKMGLSSAAEIDGAQLCIFDLRRGQQEGQELDKILFFHPADCPILLQLSVIGLCEGIITFTRIFSPEDDCEVIESDKHCHVFYQAEPDIWMVLVVQKIKDNESTLRFGALQGILKESHSLFAMFHGPIRTLLDRQPSAEFARGHLHTFVTDYLSDFSVGKKLQLPTYRDSLTERGTVQMLTVSREVALEVQSLTTVLGSCLRNVICQSIVLFEDLLVSTTLPLDDTLNLYTYAILRLTPSALSSNGNSWSYLRKGGYVNADTTLSSANGAAAAERYNSRSRDTSPGGQNQMHHNFRPLQREKLSKGKDGFVAADFATTEIRGAVPLNPILWFHQAEERMYLCVYQHKNLTILLVIPASSLINGEEGIAHVKRHLLENASQNIVTVEQKLSRGWGGENAYHVGGYRYILSDPNRKVSRASPPGKVITLSKDSLLALNRLRGEIDLEKSRAKRSDPTHDKDYEVCIRAKNNAWIIAKISRGKELYMAIEKGGETLLYASTAVEKFSNRYCEGAFSAD, encoded by the exons ATGTTCCTGGATCTCGATCCCAAAACGATCGAagcttccttccctctccccctacCAGTCCACCCGCTCGACCCCGCGGACCTAGGGttcgcgccgccagccggcgacCCCGCCACGTCCCGTGCGCCGGTGACCACGCCCCGTCCCGTCCGCCGCTGCCCCGTACCGTCGCCGGCGACCCgtcgcgtccgccgccgccccgtaccGTCGCCCGCCCCGCCCCGTACCGTCGCCCGCCCCGCCCCGTCAG TTTCTGTCAAGATGGGGTTGTCTTCGGCCGCTGAGATCGACGGGGCGCAGCTGTGCATCTTCGACCTGAGGAGAGGGCAGCAGGAGGGGCAGGAGCTCGACAAGATCCTCTTCTTCCACCCGGCTGACTGCCCCATCCTGCTCCAGCTCTCCGTCATTGGCCTCTGCGAAGGAATCATCACTTTCACAAG AATATTTTCTCCAGAAGATGACTGTGAGGTGATAGAATCTGATAAACACTGCCACGTTTTTTACCAAGCTGAGCCAGATATTTGGATGGTTCTG GTGGTGCAGAAAATTAAGGACAATGAATCAACTTTGCGCTTTGGTGCATTGCAAGGAATACTAAAAGAATCTCATTCACTTTTCGCAATGTTTCATGGACCAATTCGAACTTTACTTGACAGACAACCAAGTGCTGAATTTGCCCGTGGTCACCTCCATACATTTGTCACAGATTATTTGAGCG ATTTTAGTGTTGGCAAAAAGCTACAATTGCCAACCTACCGTGATAGCCTAACGGAGCGGGGAACAGTCCAAATGCTAACAGTCTCACGAGAAGTGGCACTTGAAGTTCAG TCACTCACCACAGTTCTTGGGTCATGTCTTCGAAACGTAATCTGCCAATCAATTGTATTATTTGAGGACCTCTTGGTGTCTACAACACTTCCCCTG GATGATACGTTAAACCTATACACTTATGCAATCCTGCGGTTGACTCCTAGTGCTTTATCTTCCAACGGGAATTCATGGTCCTATTTGCGGAAAGGGGGTTATGTTAATGCTGACACCACTTTAAGTTCGGCAAATGGAGCAGCTGCAGCAGAAAGGTACAATAGTCGATCTCGTGACACTTCTCCTGGTGGACAAAATCAGATGCACCATAATTTCAGGCCTCTTCAGCGTGAGAAATTGTCCAAGGGAAAAGATGGTTTTGTTGCTGCTGACTTTGCAACTACAGAAATTCGTGGTGCTGTACCGTTGAATCCAATACTGTGGTTCCATCAGGCAGAGGAGCGCATGTATTTATGTGTTTATCAGCATAAGAACCTTACTATCTTGCTAGTGATTCCAGCTTCCTCACTGATAAATGGAGAAGAGGGTATTGCTCATGTGAAGAGGCATCTTCTTGAAAAT GCCTCACAGAACATTGTCACTGTTGAACAAAAATTATCACGAGGATGGGGAGGAGAAAATGCCTATCATGTCGGTGGATACCGTTATATACTCTCTGATCCAAACAGAAAAGTATCAAGAGCCTCCCCACCTGGGAAAGTCATCACCCTGTCAAAG GATTCTCTACTTGCCCTCAACAGGCTAAGAGGAGAAATAGATCTAGAGAAGTCAAGAGCTAAGAGGAGTGACCCTACCCAtgacaaggattatgaagtatgcATCAGAGCGAAAAATAATGCATGGATTATTGCTAAAATTTCTCGAGGAAAAGAACTCTATATGGCTATAGAGAAGGGCGGCGAAACACTTCTCTATGCATCTACAGCTGTTGAGAAATTTAGCAACAG GTACTGCGAGGGAGCATTCTCTGCGGACTAA